One Paenibacillus riograndensis SBR5 DNA segment encodes these proteins:
- a CDS encoding flavin reductase family protein → MNPFVQPRQTVTIQPKILYYGTPVILLTTLNEDLTVNISPISSSWALGEHIILGLGTGGKALENLQRKPECVINLPDASLWEQVEGLARLTGKNPVPAEKKEAGFIFEKDKFAYAGLTKAESTRVQTARIAECPIQIEARVNHIRIPEDAAHFAIVETQSVQVHVHKELVAGEHHIDPASWNPLIYNFRHYFGLSPELGKSYRSET, encoded by the coding sequence ATGAATCCTTTTGTGCAGCCCCGGCAGACGGTAACTATACAACCCAAAATTCTTTATTACGGGACACCGGTCATCCTGTTGACGACACTCAATGAGGATCTGACCGTAAATATAAGTCCGATTTCATCCTCATGGGCTTTGGGGGAGCATATTATTCTGGGCCTGGGGACGGGCGGAAAAGCACTGGAAAACCTGCAGCGGAAGCCTGAGTGCGTGATTAATCTGCCTGACGCTTCGCTGTGGGAGCAGGTGGAGGGGCTGGCCCGGCTCACAGGAAAAAATCCGGTTCCTGCTGAGAAGAAGGAGGCCGGATTTATTTTTGAAAAGGATAAATTTGCTTACGCAGGACTTACAAAGGCCGAATCCACTAGAGTACAAACGGCCAGAATTGCTGAATGCCCGATCCAGATTGAAGCGCGGGTGAACCATATCCGTATTCCGGAAGATGCAGCGCATTTTGCAATTGTTGAGACGCAAAGCGTGCAAGTGCATGTCCATAAGGAACTGGTTGCCGGTGAACATCATATTGATCCGGCCAGCTGGAACCCGCTGATCTATAATTTCCGCCATTACTTTGGCTTGAGCCCAGAGCTTGGCAAATCCTACCGGTCGGAAACGTAA
- a CDS encoding LLM class flavin-dependent oxidoreductase → MDKHTKEQVPEFEFGLYTLGDIVTDCHTGQRISPQQRMKEVIEAAKLADEAGLDVFGVGEHHRLDFVISSVPVVLAAISQVTRRIKLTSATTVLSTIDPVRVFEDFATLDLLSGGRAEIISGRGAFLESFPLFGYDLEDYKQLFTENLELLLQLNQREVMNWQGNFRSSLKNAEIAPRPLQQKLPLWVGIGGSADSAAQAGSLGVGMAIAILSGSPEPFQNLADTYRRSGAEAGHAASDLKIAITSHGYIAKTSQQALDEYYPYYYSYRNAISPHPGQEYRVSRRDFGRFVSPVNTLAVGSPQQIIEKILYQHELFGHNRFMTQLDIGGLPYAKVAAAIELLATEVAPVVRREIAKKNSGISPARGL, encoded by the coding sequence ATGGACAAGCACACGAAAGAACAAGTACCGGAATTTGAATTTGGCCTATACACTTTAGGGGATATCGTAACCGACTGCCATACAGGGCAGCGGATCAGCCCGCAGCAGCGGATGAAAGAAGTCATAGAGGCGGCCAAGCTGGCCGATGAAGCGGGGCTTGATGTGTTTGGGGTGGGTGAGCATCACCGGCTGGATTTTGTCATTTCCTCCGTGCCGGTGGTGCTGGCCGCCATTTCCCAGGTGACCAGGCGGATCAAGCTCACCAGTGCGACAACGGTGCTGAGCACCATCGACCCCGTGCGGGTCTTCGAGGATTTCGCCACCCTTGACCTGCTGTCCGGCGGCCGGGCGGAAATCATCTCCGGCCGGGGTGCTTTTCTGGAGTCTTTTCCGCTGTTCGGGTATGATCTGGAAGACTACAAACAGCTCTTTACCGAGAATCTGGAGCTGCTGCTGCAGCTGAACCAGCGTGAAGTGATGAATTGGCAGGGGAATTTCCGCTCGTCGCTGAAGAATGCGGAAATAGCCCCACGCCCCTTGCAGCAGAAGCTTCCGCTCTGGGTCGGCATCGGCGGCTCCGCCGACAGCGCCGCACAGGCCGGAAGCCTTGGCGTTGGGATGGCGATTGCTATTCTCAGCGGCAGTCCGGAGCCGTTCCAGAACCTTGCCGATACCTACCGCCGGAGCGGAGCCGAAGCGGGACATGCCGCATCAGACCTGAAGATCGCCATCACCAGCCATGGATATATTGCCAAGACCTCACAACAGGCGCTGGACGAATATTACCCTTATTATTACAGCTACCGCAATGCCATCAGTCCGCATCCCGGTCAGGAGTACCGTGTCTCGCGCCGGGATTTTGGCCGCTTCGTATCTCCGGTCAATACACTGGCTGTCGGCAGCCCGCAGCAGATTATCGAAAAGATTCTCTACCAGCATGAGCTGTTCGGCCACAACCGCTTCATGACCCAGCTCGATATCGGCGGACTTCCGTATGCCAAGGTGGCAGCCGCTATTGAACTGCTTGCCACCGAGGTAGCTCCGGTTGTGCGGCGGGAAATTGCGAAGAAGAACAGCGGCATCTCTCCCGCGCGTGGACTTTGA